In Pelagicoccus albus, the following are encoded in one genomic region:
- a CDS encoding chemotaxis protein CheV, with protein sequence MSLKTTTNQVSTKTDILLEVGTNEVEVFEFNIAGQHYGVNVAKVNQIIQRDQLKITRADCPPNGVLGSITFRGKPTMTIDLRSILGIYEEEPDSSRALMLVTQFNDQTVAFAIDGAERIHRVSWERFEPISSSFAQENPYVNGIIRLEDRLVLILDLEYILTLINPKLGMVVDSQKINKIEQEFKPRDHIKILFAEDSAMIRKMVFNQLNEVGFTNIELATNGKEALDKVRAAHEDSKATGKPFNEYYDLILTDIEMPVMDGLTFCKNVKQDLKVDTPLIVFSSLINDQMIAKCKAVGANGWGTKPKVNLIVDIIDRLIVNGEEDIADLLN encoded by the coding sequence ATGTCTCTGAAAACCACAACAAACCAAGTTTCCACCAAAACGGACATTCTACTCGAAGTCGGTACAAACGAAGTCGAAGTCTTCGAGTTCAATATAGCCGGGCAGCACTACGGAGTAAACGTTGCCAAGGTAAACCAGATCATCCAACGCGACCAGCTCAAGATCACCCGTGCCGACTGTCCCCCCAATGGCGTACTCGGCAGCATCACTTTCCGTGGCAAACCCACCATGACCATCGACCTCCGGTCTATCCTTGGAATCTATGAGGAGGAACCAGATTCTAGCCGAGCCCTCATGCTCGTGACCCAGTTCAACGATCAGACCGTCGCATTCGCAATCGATGGAGCAGAGCGTATCCATCGCGTTTCTTGGGAACGGTTCGAACCAATCAGCAGCAGCTTTGCTCAAGAGAACCCATACGTTAACGGCATTATCCGCTTAGAAGACCGTTTGGTTCTCATCCTCGACCTCGAGTACATCCTAACCCTTATCAATCCTAAGTTGGGGATGGTCGTCGACAGCCAGAAGATCAACAAGATCGAGCAAGAGTTTAAGCCTCGCGACCATATCAAGATCCTCTTCGCGGAAGACTCCGCCATGATTCGCAAAATGGTCTTCAACCAGCTTAACGAAGTTGGGTTCACCAACATCGAATTGGCTACCAACGGCAAGGAAGCGCTGGACAAGGTTCGCGCAGCTCACGAGGACTCCAAAGCGACCGGAAAACCTTTCAACGAATATTACGACCTGATCCTGACCGACATCGAAATGCCTGTCATGGACGGCTTGACCTTCTGCAAAAACGTGAAGCAAGACCTCAAAGTCGACACTCCGCTTATCGTTTTCTCCTCCTTGATCAACGACCAGATGATCGCGAAATGTAAGGCAGTTGGGGCGAACGGATGGGGCACGAAGCCAAAGGTAAACCTGATCGTCGATATCATCGATCGTTTAATCGTAAACGGAGAAGAGGATATCGCGGATCTCTTGAACTGA
- a CDS encoding YceI family protein, translated as MKKTTLALLTVAAMGFGSLTQAKEFDLEDPKGVNNIVFLLDAPLESINGTATGITGSVSFDLAEPESTSGKLVVAVDSLSVANPKMVEHMMGAKWLAAEEYPEISYELTGLSDVEKDGTMVKGTAHGVMTIKGVSKEMEAPITFSYLEGKLADRQRTPGDILVVRSSFDVKRSDFGINEGEMEDKVSDVVELRLSLAGFAPDET; from the coding sequence ATGAAAAAAACAACGCTAGCATTGCTAACCGTCGCCGCGATGGGATTTGGATCCCTGACCCAAGCCAAAGAATTTGACCTCGAAGATCCTAAGGGCGTCAACAACATCGTATTTCTGCTCGATGCTCCGCTCGAGTCTATCAACGGCACTGCGACCGGTATCACCGGCAGTGTGTCATTCGACTTGGCAGAGCCTGAAAGCACCTCGGGTAAGCTCGTGGTCGCGGTTGATTCTCTCTCGGTTGCCAACCCTAAGATGGTCGAGCACATGATGGGCGCCAAATGGCTCGCTGCCGAAGAATACCCAGAGATCAGCTACGAACTCACCGGCTTGAGCGATGTGGAGAAGGATGGGACCATGGTGAAGGGAACTGCTCACGGCGTCATGACCATCAAAGGCGTTAGCAAGGAGATGGAAGCGCCAATCACTTTTTCCTACCTCGAGGGTAAGCTAGCCGATCGCCAGCGTACGCCAGGGGATATCTTGGTCGTACGTTCTTCCTTCGACGTAAAGCGTAGCGACTTCGGCATCAACGAAGGCGAAATGGAGGATAAGGTCTCCGACGTAGTAGAGTTGCGTTTGAGCTTGGCCGGTTTCGCGCCAGACGAAACCTAA